From a single Jatrophihabitans sp. genomic region:
- a CDS encoding aminoglycoside phosphotransferase family protein → MEFRPIERAAGAFQESVSAEQVRAMCRRAFGAGVDVTSATELGLGAYNSTYRVELDGRRPVILRVAPEPARQFRIERALMRNEHATAPYLAGLGELTPRTLAVDFTHQLLGRDYLFQSLLDGVPAPDGLAGYPRPAWAGFYGQLGGIARTVHEVRGRRFGPVAGPAYDTWSQALVGYFTDAAADLRDAGLDAEDVHRLADAAARRHAVLDEVSEPRLLHGDLWTVNVLLDPAAAAPTITGLVDSDRGWWGDPLADWTIYRALQRQGAERAAFFDSYGPLPSSGEDELRARFYLARHLVGVRLERRRLAEPGLADTYDEVREVLATLA, encoded by the coding sequence GTGGAGTTTCGGCCGATCGAGCGTGCGGCAGGCGCCTTTCAGGAATCGGTGAGCGCCGAGCAGGTCCGGGCGATGTGCCGGCGGGCGTTCGGCGCCGGCGTCGACGTGACCTCGGCCACCGAGCTGGGCCTCGGCGCCTACAACAGCACCTACCGGGTGGAGCTTGACGGTCGCCGGCCGGTCATCCTGCGGGTAGCGCCCGAGCCCGCCCGGCAGTTTCGCATCGAGCGCGCGCTGATGCGCAACGAGCACGCCACCGCCCCCTACCTGGCCGGCCTCGGCGAGCTGACGCCGCGCACGCTCGCGGTCGACTTCACCCACCAGCTGCTCGGACGCGACTACCTCTTCCAGAGCCTGCTCGACGGGGTGCCGGCCCCCGACGGGCTCGCGGGGTACCCGCGGCCGGCCTGGGCGGGCTTCTACGGCCAGCTGGGCGGCATCGCCCGAACCGTGCACGAGGTGCGCGGCCGGCGGTTCGGCCCGGTAGCCGGCCCGGCGTATGACACCTGGAGCCAGGCGCTGGTCGGCTACTTCACCGACGCGGCGGCCGACCTGCGCGACGCCGGCCTGGACGCCGAGGACGTTCACCGGCTGGCCGACGCGGCCGCCCGACGCCACGCCGTGCTCGACGAGGTCAGCGAGCCCAGGCTGCTGCACGGTGATCTGTGGACCGTCAACGTGCTGCTCGACCCGGCCGCGGCGGCGCCGACGATCACCGGCCTGGTGGACTCCGACCGCGGCTGGTGGGGCGACCCGCTGGCCGACTGGACTATCTATCGCGCCCTCCAGCGCCAGGGGGCCGAGCGCGCGGCGTTCTTCGACAGCTACGGTCCGCTGCCTTCCTCCGGCGAGGACGAGCTGCGGGCGCGCTTCTACCTGGCCCGGCACCTGGTCGGCGTCCGGCTGGAGCGGCGCCGGCTGGCCGAACCGGGGCTGGCAGACACCTACGACGAGGTACGCGAGGTGCTCGCCACGCTCGCCTGA
- a CDS encoding ATP-grasp domain-containing protein: MTGLVVLGANTKVAQAAATLPVDLIHVQHPGASDAPELENGAATVFTVDYREPATFTTFIDEVLAPLSPLAVVSLTEPGLEPAAAATERLGTPGTALSVVQAIRNKLIMRRVLAHKAPHLNPAFAAGDDPDAIARLFAEHTPVIAKPVDGSGSSEVALIHRPADLPPHRRTAATLLEQFVGGLEVSVESLSAGGRHTTMGIAQKGTTTGFVELSHVMPAPSLTERQRQLVERAVAEVLDALGLTDGPSHTELKIDGDQVTVIETHNRMGGDGIADLVQLTTGVDWRRSALGWAVGGGAPRTAAIAPAAATVFFTAPPGQVTAVASQPTLAHGSIVDWAISAQVGETVKPLQSSLERLGFAVLTADSAEQCALAVAELTALPIVTTQPAR; the protein is encoded by the coding sequence ATGACCGGCCTTGTCGTTCTCGGCGCCAACACCAAGGTGGCCCAGGCGGCCGCGACGCTTCCGGTGGACCTCATCCACGTCCAGCACCCGGGCGCCTCCGACGCGCCCGAGCTCGAGAACGGCGCCGCCACCGTCTTCACCGTGGACTACCGCGAGCCCGCCACCTTCACCACGTTCATCGACGAGGTGCTCGCGCCGCTGTCGCCGCTGGCGGTGGTCTCGCTCACCGAGCCGGGGCTGGAGCCGGCGGCGGCCGCCACCGAGCGGCTGGGAACCCCCGGCACGGCGCTGAGTGTCGTGCAGGCCATCCGCAACAAGCTGATCATGCGCCGCGTCCTCGCGCACAAGGCCCCGCACCTCAATCCCGCGTTCGCCGCCGGGGACGACCCGGACGCCATCGCCCGGCTGTTCGCCGAGCACACCCCGGTCATCGCCAAGCCGGTCGACGGCAGCGGCAGCAGCGAGGTGGCGCTGATCCACCGGCCGGCCGACCTGCCGCCGCACCGGCGCACCGCCGCCACCCTGCTCGAGCAGTTCGTCGGCGGACTCGAGGTCAGCGTCGAGTCGCTGTCGGCCGGCGGGCGCCACACCACGATGGGCATCGCCCAGAAGGGCACCACCACCGGATTCGTCGAGCTGAGCCATGTCATGCCCGCCCCGTCGCTGACCGAGCGGCAGCGGCAGCTGGTCGAGCGGGCCGTGGCCGAGGTGCTCGACGCGCTCGGCCTGACCGACGGCCCCAGCCACACCGAACTCAAGATCGACGGTGACCAGGTCACCGTCATCGAGACCCACAACCGGATGGGCGGCGACGGCATCGCCGACCTCGTCCAGCTCACCACCGGCGTCGACTGGCGCCGCTCGGCCCTGGGCTGGGCGGTCGGCGGCGGCGCCCCGCGGACGGCCGCCATCGCGCCCGCCGCCGCAACCGTGTTCTTCACCGCCCCACCCGGGCAGGTGACCGCCGTGGCCAGTCAACCCACCCTGGCGCACGGCAGCATCGTCGACTGGGCCATCTCGGCCCAGGTCGGCGAGACGGTGAAGCCGCTGCAGAGCTCCCTGGAGCGGTTGGGCTTCGCCGTCCTGACGGCAGACAGCGCCGAACAGTGCGCGCTGGCCGTGGCAGAGCTGACGGCCCTGCCGATCGTGACGACCCAACCCGCCCGGTAA
- a CDS encoding MFS transporter, whose amino-acid sequence MSLGTTGSPPAPSRHWAMRALHGQLIPGSKAGRQLSVVALVDAIGSGMYLTGSALYFVTVVGLSPAQVGAGLSIGGVVGLLGGVPVGILADRIPAGRVLIGMQVLRGICYTAFCFVTDFPLFALTAAFIGLTDATIPPVHQAVVSSSVPAADRVDTLAKIRAVRNIGFSLGAVVATVSIGTGSRTAFLILIGGNALSYFVVAVLLRRIGIHRVTAGPGGVARRKLRLVADPRYLAAAALNGVLVVHMTLLAIAFPLWYTEHTTLPAVFVGVLVTVNTVLAVLLQARFARTSQTLPGAVRAALWAGLALAGFGVASQLAHLTERVWAVLALATLAILLLTFAELWQAGSSWTISYDLADPHRRTEYLSTFQLGNSMQSIVGPWLITSLLFPTPNGWLYFGAVTTAAGVLTAVVLRPLLTAQTAASSEQQS is encoded by the coding sequence CGGCAGCCCGCCGGCGCCGAGCCGGCACTGGGCGATGCGGGCCCTGCACGGCCAGCTGATCCCGGGGTCGAAGGCCGGCCGCCAGCTGTCGGTGGTGGCGCTGGTCGACGCCATCGGCTCGGGCATGTACCTCACCGGCTCGGCGCTGTACTTCGTCACCGTGGTGGGCCTGTCCCCGGCCCAGGTGGGCGCGGGCCTGTCCATCGGCGGCGTCGTGGGCCTGCTCGGCGGCGTCCCGGTGGGCATCCTGGCCGACCGGATCCCGGCGGGCCGGGTGCTGATCGGCATGCAGGTGCTGCGGGGCATCTGCTACACGGCGTTCTGCTTCGTCACTGACTTTCCGCTGTTCGCCCTCACCGCGGCGTTCATCGGCCTGACCGACGCCACCATCCCGCCGGTGCACCAGGCGGTGGTCAGCTCGTCGGTGCCGGCCGCCGACCGGGTCGACACGCTGGCCAAGATCCGGGCCGTCCGCAACATCGGGTTCAGCCTCGGCGCGGTGGTCGCCACCGTCTCCATCGGCACCGGGTCCCGGACGGCGTTCCTGATCCTGATCGGCGGCAACGCGCTGTCCTACTTCGTCGTCGCCGTCCTGCTGCGGCGGATCGGCATCCACCGGGTCACCGCCGGCCCCGGCGGGGTGGCCCGGCGCAAGCTCCGGCTGGTCGCCGACCCCCGCTACCTGGCCGCCGCCGCCCTCAATGGCGTGCTGGTCGTCCACATGACCCTGCTGGCCATCGCGTTCCCGCTCTGGTACACCGAGCACACCACCCTGCCGGCGGTGTTCGTCGGCGTGCTGGTCACCGTCAACACGGTGCTGGCCGTGCTGCTGCAGGCCCGGTTCGCCAGGACCAGCCAGACCTTGCCCGGCGCGGTGCGCGCGGCCCTGTGGGCCGGGCTGGCGCTGGCCGGCTTCGGCGTGGCCAGCCAGCTCGCGCACCTCACCGAGCGGGTCTGGGCGGTTCTGGCGCTGGCGACTCTCGCCATCCTGCTGCTGACGTTCGCCGAACTCTGGCAGGCCGGCAGCAGCTGGACGATCTCCTACGACCTGGCCGACCCGCACCGCCGGACGGAGTACCTGTCGACCTTCCAGCTCGGCAACTCCATGCAGTCCATCGTGGGGCCGTGGCTGATCACCAGCCTGCTGTTCCCGACGCCCAACGGCTGGCTCTACTTCGGCGCCGTCACCACCGCGGCCGGTGTGCTGACCGCGGTGGTGCTCAGACCGCTGCTAACTGCTCAGACCGCTGCCAGCTCAGAGCAGCAGTCCTGA
- the metC gene encoding cystathionine beta-lyase: MIHRQTSFETRLVRAGWEPHLQEGYINPPVYRSSTVLYSDVASMERSQADPLRRDLPTYGRFGTPTSRAFELALTELEGGYAAVVTCSGLAAITTALMAFVKAGDHILVSDSVYTSSRRFCDSLAAFGIETEYYDPRVAGGIADLLRPNTRLVYLESPGSTTFEVQDVPAITSVCRDRGVVTIVDNTWATPVFCRPLELGADVVVHSATKYLTGHADSILGAIVCTEDTYGPVRSAAIRLGQTAGADDVYMGLRGIRTLGVRLRQHHQQALELARWLQEQDEVSQVLYPALPGDPGHELWRRDFSGAAGLFSIVLNPWYGKAEVDAMLERLRLFGLGHSWGGYESLIVPADPSAHRLPGSWQEPGIVLRVHVGLEDVEDLKRDLAAGLRQLSQDCCSELAAV; encoded by the coding sequence GTGATCCACCGGCAGACCTCATTCGAAACCCGCCTGGTACGCGCGGGATGGGAGCCGCACCTGCAGGAGGGCTACATCAACCCGCCGGTCTACCGGAGCTCGACGGTCCTCTACTCCGACGTCGCCAGCATGGAGCGCTCGCAGGCCGACCCGCTGCGGCGGGACCTGCCGACGTACGGGCGCTTCGGCACCCCCACCAGCCGGGCCTTCGAGCTGGCGCTGACCGAGCTCGAGGGCGGCTACGCCGCGGTGGTGACCTGCTCGGGTCTGGCCGCCATCACGACCGCGCTGATGGCCTTCGTCAAGGCAGGGGACCACATCCTGGTGAGCGACTCGGTCTACACCTCCAGCCGGCGATTCTGCGACTCGCTCGCCGCCTTCGGGATCGAGACCGAGTACTACGACCCCCGCGTCGCCGGCGGGATCGCCGACCTGCTGCGCCCCAACACCCGCCTGGTGTACCTGGAGTCGCCCGGCTCGACCACCTTCGAGGTCCAGGACGTGCCGGCGATCACCAGCGTGTGCCGGGACCGCGGCGTCGTCACGATCGTCGACAACACCTGGGCCACCCCGGTGTTCTGCCGGCCGCTGGAGCTGGGGGCCGACGTGGTCGTGCACTCGGCGACCAAGTACCTCACCGGTCACGCCGACAGCATCCTGGGCGCGATCGTCTGCACCGAGGACACCTACGGCCCGGTCCGCAGCGCCGCGATCCGGCTGGGCCAGACCGCCGGCGCCGACGACGTCTACATGGGCCTGCGCGGCATCCGCACCCTGGGGGTCCGGCTGCGCCAGCACCACCAGCAGGCGCTGGAGCTGGCCCGCTGGCTGCAGGAGCAGGACGAGGTCAGCCAGGTGCTCTACCCGGCGCTGCCCGGTGACCCCGGGCACGAGCTGTGGCGCCGGGACTTCTCAGGCGCCGCCGGGCTGTTCAGCATCGTGCTGAACCCCTGGTACGGCAAGGCCGAGGTGGACGCCATGCTGGAGCGGCTGCGGCTGTTCGGGCTGGGGCACAGCTGGGGCGGGTACGAGAGCCTGATCGTGCCGGCCGACCCGTCCGCGCACCGGCTGCCCGGCTCCTGGCAGGAGCCCGGCATCGTGCTGCGGGTGCACGTCGGGCTCGAGGACGTCGAGGACCTCAAGCGGGATCTGGCGGCGGGGCTTCGACAGCTGTCTCAGGACTGCTGCTCTGAGCTGGCAGCGGTCTGA